One Phaseolus vulgaris cultivar G19833 chromosome 11, P. vulgaris v2.0, whole genome shotgun sequence genomic window carries:
- the LOC137828693 gene encoding GTP-binding protein BRASSINAZOLE INSENSITIVE PALE GREEN 2, chloroplastic, with protein sequence MIALARKLSPSKLKPIFYLSFLCECRNHSHSNTFSTVIPYSKPHLQNSTKFSPRPWVNLFRFCSSQPTDSATKQNLPLCREGNYDEANSQSLRVCPGCGVYMQDSNPKHPGYFIKPSEKDFNYRLYNNLEPVAQEPEFSNSVKRGFVIEPEKLKDDDVGLIKKPEKPVVCARCHSLRHYGKVKDPTVENLLPDFDFDHTVGRKLASISGTRSVVLMVVDVVDFEGSFPRKVAKLVSKTIEDHSAAWKQGKSGNVPRVVLVVTKIDLLPSSLSPTRLEHWIRQRARDGGINKITSLHMVSALRDWGLKNLVDNVVDLAGPRGNVWAVGAQNAGKSTLINSIGKYAGGKITHLTEAPVPGTTLGIVRVEGVLPSQAKLFDTPGLLHPYQITTRLMRDEQKLVHIGKELKPRTYRIKAGHSIHIAGLMRLDVEETSLDSVYVTVWASPYLPLHMGKIENACKLFQDHFGHQLQPPIGDKRVQELGNWVRTEFHVSGNSWESSSVDVAAAGLGWFAIGLKGDAVLGVWTYEGVDVVLRNSLIPNRSHTFEDAGFTVSKIVSQSDQSLNKSKERNDKKPKGIDKRPKGIDDSKVSNQFVESPLLTSDGVI encoded by the exons ATGATTGCATTGGCGCGAAAGCTCTCCCCTTCAAAGCTTAAACCAATCTTTTATCTATCGTTCCTTTGTGAATGCAGAAACCATTCCCACTCAAATACCTTTTCGACCGTAATACCGTACTCAAAGCCCCATCTTCAGAACTCCACAAAATTTTCACCTCGGCCATGGGTTAACTTGTTTAGGTTTTGCTCTTCACAGCCAACAGATTCAGCTACAAAACAGAATTTGCCCCTCTGTCGAGAAGGTAATTATGATGAAGCCAATTCCCAATCTCTTCGTGTTTGCCCTGGCTGTGGGGTTTATATGCAAGATTCTAACCCGAAACACCCTGGTTATTTTATCAAACCCTCCGAGAAGGACTTCAATTATAGACTGTATAACAATCTTGAACCCGTTGCACAAGAGCCTGAATTTTCTAACTCTGTTAAAAGGGGGTTTGTTATTGAACCAGAAAAGCTTAAGGATGATGATGTAGGCTTGATTAAGAAACCAGAGAAGCCTGTGGTCTGTGCACGCTGTCATTCGTTAAGGCACTATGGAAAGGTGAAGGATCCTACCGTGGAAAACTTGCTACCTGATTTTGACTTTGATCACACTGTGGGTAGGAAGTTGGCATCAATAAGTGGGACCCGGTCTGTTGTGCTGATGGTTGTGGATGTTGTGGATTTTGAGGGGTCGTTTCCTAGGAAGGTTGCAAAGTTGGTTTCTAAGACAATTGAGGACCATTCTGCTGCATGGAAGCAGGGTAAGTCAGGGAATGTTCCTAGAGTGGTGCTTGTGGTGACAAAGATAGACTTGTTGCCTAGCTCATTGTCACCAACAAGGTTGGAGCATTGGATTAGGCAGAGAGCAAGAGATGGTGGTATTAATAAGATTACTAGTTTGCACATGGTGAGTGCCCTGAGGGATTGGGGACTGAAGAATCTTGTGGATAATGTAGTTGATCTAGCTGGACCTAGAGGTAACGTGTGGGCTGTTGGGGCACAGAATGCAGGGAAGAGTACTTTGATAAACTCTATAGGGAAGTATGctggaggaaagattacacATCTGACTGAAGCACCTGTGCCAGGAACTACACTAGGCATTGTTAGAGTGGAGGGTGTCCTTCCAAGTCAAGCAAAACTGTTTGATACACCCGGCCTTCTTCATCCTTACCAGATTACAACGAGGTTGATGAGGGATGAGCAAAAGCTTGTTCATATAGGAAAGGAATTGAAACCAAGGACATACAGAATTAAG GCTGGCCATTCAATTCACATAGCCGGTCTAATGAGATTGGATGTAGAAGAAACTTCCCTGGATTCTGTTTATGTCACAGTGTGGGCTTCTCCTTATCTTCCACTGCATATGGGTAAAATAGAAAATGCATGTAAATTGTTCCAAGATCATTTTGGCCACCAGTTACAG CCACCAATTGGAGACAAACGAGTTCAAGAACTGGGGAACTGGGTGAGAACGGAATTCCATGTTAGTGGGAACAGTTGGGAGTCGAGTTCAGTAGACGTTGCTGCTGCTGGCCTCGGGTGGTTTGCCATTGGACTTAAAGGAGATGCAGTGTTAGGTGTTTGGACTTATGAAGGAGTTGATGTTGTTCTACGCAATTCTTTAATACCCAATAGATCACATACTTTTGAGGATGCAGGATTTACAGTATCAAAGATTGTCTCCCAGTCCGACCAATCTTTAAACAAGTCAAAGGAACGAAATGACAAAAAGCCAAAGGGAATTGACAAAAGGCCAAAGGGAATTGACGACTCAAAAGTGTCAAACCAGTTTGTTGAATCACCTCTTTTGACTTCTGATGGAGTCATCTAA